A genomic region of Scomber japonicus isolate fScoJap1 chromosome 5, fScoJap1.pri, whole genome shotgun sequence contains the following coding sequences:
- the accs gene encoding 1-aminocyclopropane-1-carboxylate synthase-like protein 1: MDFRGRRHERGSNWTDPEIVELLQLWSDESVQIELESSLRNQRVFDRIAQILREKGIYRTGDQCREKIKKMKLEYRRIKDNHKMRSWKFYDVMDRVLANRPAITYSSLGGAVIAQQVFQSPGGTDAYLQGVSAGAFGPASTGGFLFGHPPKTGDPLDIKCEDVEESMLNSGVAPPEMYYGSGDDQETDGQSLLGPEDALGQGESSNARISPSGFTDLNISGSATQSGGGPVPHDASELPSKDGSHPPSAVRQRKRRRAGKTSWGHVGARCGSQGRLDKALTSFLTWQQSAEERLLSLEEARLERELQAEERREQREERRAEQERQHELRLFSMLTGALVRRDTQTAATTLVDPTVSPLVNLSASLMAAAASSVSSSLSQPPSEAPTTQAVSTEETTTSTLPSSVKACEMSEIILATLRGAEAPGRSVYLSDRGNAIRQHQGILQEGYAQYGADRYHDTNNPNGVINMGTSENKLCYDLLHKRLTQPDMLHIDPSLLQYSDWRGHTFLREEVAKFLTHYCCSPNPLKADNVVVMNGCGSLFSCIAAVICDPKDAILIPTPFYGVITEDLHLYSDVKLFHVPLDCEASGKDSRPFHLTVAKLEEGLKRAKEEGSIIRAVILMNPHNPLAEIYTPKEMIAFLEFAKRNELHAIIDEVYMLTVFDEAVTFHSVLSIDSLPDPQRTHVMWGMSKDFAMAGIRIGTLYTENKDLVEALAQLGSFHGISGTTQHQVAQLLQDREWISDEFLPENRRRLKAAHSYVTGELQSMGIDYLDRPAALYVWADLRKYLRESSFEEELSMWRGFLKHKVVLSCGQAFSCSIPGWFRIVFADQQSHLQLGLKRIREALKETEEKIASHDSLSIKETSEESKKSVKEDSADSDNAAIVNSTSSPQSKSSDQLKEKDRPVPDTGSPATDEFVLLDCQASKPAESLDSLIGTLRNQIRSSDWLEKNTPELSAGDDPEILDVFKALLQRARK, translated from the exons ATGGACTTTCGCGGTAGGAGGCATGAACGAGGCAGCAACTGGACCGACCCGGAGATAGTGGAGCTACTCCAGCTGTGGTCCGATGAGTCGGTCCAGATTGAACTAGAGAGCTCATTGCGCAATCAGCGTGTATTTGACCGCATAGCTCAGATCCTGCGCGAAAAGGGCATCTACCGCACAGGTGACCAGTGCAGGGAGAAGATCAAGAAGATGAAGCTGGAGTACCGCCGCATAAAGGACAATCATAAAATGAGGTCTTGGAAGTTTTATGATGTGATGGACAGGGTGTTGGCGAACAGACCGGCTATCACTTACTCTTCCCTGGGCGGGGCTGTCATAGCTCAACAGGTTTTTCAGAGTCCTGGTGGGACAGATGCCTATCTGCAAGGGGTTTCTGCAGGTGCCTTTGGTCCAGCTTCTACAGGTGGGTTTTTGTTTGGTCACCCTCCTAAGACTGGAGATCCGCTAGATATAAAATGTGAAGATGTTGAGGAGAGCATGCTGAACTCAGGTGTTGCACCTCCAGAGATGTACTATGGATCTGGGGATGATCAGGAAACTGATGGGCAGTCTCTACTGGGACCAGAGGACGCACTGGGTCAAGGAGAGAGTTCAAATGCAAGGATCTCTCCTTCAG GTTTTACTGACCTGAATATTTCTGGCTCTGCCACCCAGTCTGGTGGTGGTCCTGTGCCACATGATGCATCTGAGCTACCCAGTAAGGACGGTTCTCATCCTCCATCTGCTGTAAGACAGAGGAAGCGCAGACGGGCGGGCAAAACATCATGGGGTCATGTAGGTGCTAGATGTGGCAGTCAGGGGCGCCTGGATAAAGCTCTGACCAGCTTCCTCACCTGGCAGCAGTCAGCTGAAGAGCGCCTCCTCTCCCTTGAGGAGGCACGACTGGAGAGGGAGCTGCAGGCCGAGGAGCGAAGGGAGCAgcgggaggagaggagggcagAACAGGAGCGCCAGCATGAGTTGCGCCTGTTCAGTATGCTCACGGGGGCATTGGTCAGACGGGATACTCAGACCGCTGCAACAACACTAGTGGACCCCACTGTGTCACCCCTAGTTAATCTGTCAGCTTCACTGATGGCCGCAGCTGCCTCCTCTGTCTCATCATCTTTATCTCAGCCACCTTCAGAGGCACCCACTACACAGGCTGTTTCCACTGAGGAAACGACAACATCAACACTGCCCTCATCTGTCAAGGCCTGTGAAATGTCTGAGATCATTTTGGCAACTCTGAGAGGTGCAGAAGCTCCTGGCCGGAGTGTGTACCTGTCCGACCGCGGTAATGCTATCCGACAGCATCAAGGCATTCTCCAGGAGGGCTATGCCCAATATGGAGCAGACAGATACCATGACACAAACAACCCTAAT GGTGTAATAAACATGGGCACCAGTGAGAACAAATTATGCTATGATCTTCTTCATAAACGG CTGACCCAGCCTGACATGCTCCATATTGACCCGTCTTTGTTGCAGTATTCAGACTGGAGGGGACACACGTT CCTGAGAGAGGAGGTTGCAAAGTTCCTGACTCACTACTGTTGTTCTCCAAACCCTCTCAAAGCTGACAAT gtTGTGGTGATGAACGGCTGTGGTTCCCTCTTCTCATGTATTGCTGCAGTAATTTGCGACCCTAAAG ATGCCATTCTCATTCCTACTCCTTTCTACGGTGTTATCACTGAAGACCTGCATTTGTATAGTGATGTCAAATTGTTTCATGTGCCTCTTGACTGTGAG GCCAGTGGCAAAGACAGTCGACCCTTCCATCTCACTGTGGCCAAACTAGAGGAAGGTCTGAAAAGAGCTAAAGAGGAG GGGTCAATCATTCGAGCTGTTATCCTGATGAACCCCCACAACCCCCTTGCTGAGATCTACACCCCGAAGGAGATGATTGCCTTCTTGGAGTTTGCCAAAAG aAATGAGCTCCATGCCATCATAGATGAAGTCTACATGCTGACAGTATTTGATGAAGCTGTCACATTTCACAGTGTCCTCAGTATAGACAG TTTGCCCGACCCTCAGAGGACACATGTAATGTGGGGGATGAGCAAG GACTTTGCAATGGCAGGAATCAGAATAGGCACTCTGTATACTGAGAACAAAGACCTTGTGGAAGCTTTGGCCCAGCTGGGCTCATTCCATGGTATCTCTGGAACCACACAGCACCAGGTAGCACAACTTCTTCAGGACAGAG AGTGGATCAGCGATGAATTTTTGCCTGAGAACAGACGCCGACTGAAAGCTGCTCACAGCTACGTGACAGGGGAGCTGCAGAGTATGGGAATTGACTACCTGGACAGGCCTGCCGCACTGTATGTCTGGGCTGACCTCAGGAAG TACCTCAGAGAGTCGTCATTTGAGGAGGAGTTGTCTATGTGGAGGGGCTTCCTCAAACACAAGGTAGTGTTGAGCTGTGGTCAGGCCTTCTCCTGCTCCATACCCGGCTGGTTTCGCATTGTCTTTGCAGACCAACAGAGTCACCTTCAGCTTG GCCTGAAGCGAATTAGAGAGGCTTTGaaagaaactgaagaaaaaattGCCAGCCATGATTCACTCTCTATCAAAGAAACCAGTGAGGAAAGCAAAAAGTCAGTGAAAGAGGACAGTGCAGACTCAGACAATGCTGCGATTGTAAATTCAACATCATCACCCCAGAGCAAGTCATCAGACCAGCTGAAGGAGAAGGATAGGCCTGTTCCTGACACAGGCTCGCCAGCCACTGATGAGTTTGTATTGCTGGACTGCCAAGCATCTAAGCCTGCAGAGAGCCTGGATTCTCTGATTGGTACTCTTAGAAATCAAATCCgttcctctgattggctagagAAAAACACTCCAGAGCTGTCTGCCGGGGACGACCCGGAGATTCTTGATGTATTCAAGGCCCTGCTGCAAAGAGCCAGAAAGTAA